One Calderihabitans maritimus genomic window carries:
- a CDS encoding cytochrome c3 family protein — protein sequence MKRVLVLLVAFTGFAVGLAVPAVAEQPKYYSMEDYFYTPTTVPQENQNGYYLENLDPNLKFNPDAVTYYPFEIYLPNEKFPASYRIHSNYGNETDACSSCHSIHSAVGPSLLQWYTVYETCMACHDGTVSTTYDVVRGEIRNGEDALPAYGGAFGGYGGKSEKSWSNHNVTGAITVAAAPGGSKQKEVTGLTRLGKELYRWDQEFSCQSCHSPHGQGGNARVLHPDPNFVQTVNHKKELMKLQLEEGVFVAKEGGDKLLMIIGYPYKVKVYKGYSPESATEIKDFNLSNQKGYSEITVPDGLLAPGENLYASFVPALRVEMEIDNYLTTDEVVIHKKGINDFCGACHTDYNTEGEEHPGSLSPNGVYSKAYRHAVGIPYDYNGSNPEGIGNGYSRSEWMKLEEGKITCLTCHLAHGTNEDYWERTIGDEKYMGDVLWAGTGSFVGAEIEELAGSSALKRLPNMGVCEACHEKGLANEGYLVNSGLKKPAQTALVQSSIFQPGGGYVKDNDDNHECYSCHQEYTTYQETVHWKEQQYRCEQCHGPGGNHVKLPADSNILNPAVDYSVSQQTDLVCGNCHQEGLLSDFHSSKHYLSQIVSCPTCHNSHGLNKEGEELKHPKGMLCAACHGEVMKYTDHSFPPE from the coding sequence TTGAAAAGAGTACTGGTTTTGCTGGTTGCGTTCACCGGCTTTGCTGTAGGGCTGGCGGTGCCGGCTGTTGCCGAGCAGCCTAAATACTACAGCATGGAAGATTACTTTTATACACCTACCACCGTCCCGCAGGAAAACCAGAATGGTTATTATCTGGAGAATTTAGATCCCAATCTCAAATTCAATCCCGACGCGGTTACCTATTATCCCTTTGAAATCTATCTTCCAAATGAAAAATTCCCGGCTTCCTACCGCATTCATTCCAACTACGGCAACGAAACCGACGCCTGTTCTTCCTGCCATTCCATTCACTCGGCGGTCGGCCCTTCCCTGCTTCAATGGTATACCGTTTATGAAACTTGCATGGCCTGTCATGACGGTACGGTCAGCACCACTTATGATGTGGTACGGGGTGAAATAAGAAACGGTGAGGATGCGCTACCGGCTTATGGAGGTGCCTTCGGGGGATACGGGGGGAAGAGTGAAAAGTCCTGGTCCAATCACAACGTTACCGGAGCCATAACGGTGGCCGCCGCCCCCGGTGGATCAAAGCAAAAGGAAGTTACCGGGTTAACGCGCCTGGGAAAAGAACTTTACCGCTGGGATCAAGAGTTCAGCTGCCAGTCGTGCCACAGTCCTCATGGGCAGGGTGGAAATGCCAGGGTGCTGCACCCAGACCCTAATTTTGTGCAGACGGTGAACCACAAGAAGGAATTGATGAAACTGCAGCTGGAGGAGGGAGTATTTGTTGCTAAGGAAGGCGGAGACAAGTTGCTGATGATTATTGGTTATCCTTATAAAGTTAAGGTATACAAAGGGTACAGCCCCGAAAGCGCGACCGAAATTAAAGACTTTAACTTGAGCAATCAGAAGGGATATAGCGAAATTACTGTTCCGGACGGTTTGCTGGCCCCGGGAGAGAATTTATATGCCAGCTTTGTCCCCGCTTTACGGGTAGAGATGGAAATAGATAATTATCTGACCACTGATGAAGTGGTTATCCACAAAAAAGGAATCAACGATTTTTGCGGGGCCTGTCATACCGATTACAATACCGAAGGGGAAGAACATCCCGGCTCCCTCTCTCCCAACGGTGTTTACTCAAAAGCCTACCGCCACGCAGTGGGAATTCCTTATGATTATAACGGGAGCAATCCGGAAGGCATTGGAAACGGATATTCCCGTTCCGAGTGGATGAAGCTGGAGGAGGGGAAGATTACCTGCCTGACCTGTCATCTGGCCCACGGTACCAACGAGGACTACTGGGAAAGAACTATAGGGGATGAGAAATACATGGGAGACGTTCTTTGGGCCGGCACGGGGAGCTTTGTAGGCGCTGAAATAGAAGAACTGGCTGGTTCCTCGGCCTTGAAGCGTTTACCCAATATGGGAGTATGCGAAGCCTGCCATGAAAAGGGGCTGGCTAATGAAGGTTACCTGGTTAATTCTGGACTGAAAAAACCAGCCCAAACCGCTCTGGTTCAAAGCAGTATTTTTCAACCAGGCGGAGGATACGTTAAAGATAACGATGACAACCACGAATGTTACAGCTGTCACCAGGAATACACTACTTATCAAGAAACCGTCCACTGGAAAGAACAGCAATACCGGTGCGAGCAGTGCCACGGACCGGGAGGAAACCACGTTAAATTGCCCGCCGATTCCAATATTCTAAACCCTGCCGTCGATTATTCCGTATCCCAGCAGACCGACTTGGTTTGCGGCAACTGCCACCAAGAGGGACTTCTTAGTGACTTCCACTCTAGCAAACACTACCTTTCTCAGATTGTTTCTTGCCCTACCTGCCATAATTCCCACGGTTTAAACAAAGAAGGCGAGGAATTGAAACACCCAAAGGGGATGCTTTGTGCCGCCTGTCATGGTGAGGTGATGAAATATACCGACCACAGTTTTCCCCCTGAATAA
- a CDS encoding glutamate decarboxylase, translated as MWTVVYIAPNRRVAEKVKEVLTREGLLVNLRPVGSAQVKGGSVEVLVPESEVEEAHEIISELVKL; from the coding sequence ATGTGGACAGTAGTCTATATTGCTCCCAACCGGCGAGTGGCAGAAAAGGTTAAAGAAGTATTAACCCGGGAAGGACTTCTGGTCAACCTGCGTCCAGTCGGTTCGGCGCAGGTCAAAGGTGGTTCAGTGGAAGTTTTGGTTCCAGAATCCGAAGTTGAAGAGGCCCATGAAATAATTAGTGAACTGGTCAAACTTTAA
- the mtrB gene encoding trp RNA-binding attenuation protein MtrB produces MDNPHEVLGEYVVVKALENGVTLIGLTRGKDTKFHHTEKLDKGEVMIAQFTEHTSAIKIRGKAKIYTKHGVVEAGE; encoded by the coding sequence ATGGATAACCCACATGAAGTTTTAGGAGAATATGTGGTAGTCAAAGCGTTGGAAAACGGGGTGACTTTAATCGGCTTGACGAGAGGAAAAGATACCAAGTTTCACCACACTGAGAAACTGGATAAAGGGGAAGTAATGATTGCTCAGTTTACGGAGCATACTTCAGCTATAAAAATTCGCGGCAAGGCGAAAATTTACACCAAACACGGTGTTGTGGAAGCCGGTGAGTAA
- the coaD gene encoding pantetheine-phosphate adenylyltransferase: protein MRIAVYPGTFDPVTNGHLDIIQRASKLFDRVIIAVAYDNYKNNLFSHAERIELLKKVTQNYPNVEVEGFKGLLANFVKKKGANIIIRGLRAISDFEYEFQLSMMNKKLAEEVETLFLMTAGEYSFLSSSIIKQVASLGGCIKGLVPPEVAEALYDKYGIQRDGDC from the coding sequence TTGAGAATCGCTGTGTATCCTGGAACATTTGATCCCGTTACTAACGGCCATTTGGATATTATCCAGAGAGCCAGTAAATTGTTTGACCGAGTCATTATAGCGGTTGCTTATGACAATTACAAAAACAACCTGTTTTCCCATGCGGAGAGAATTGAACTGTTAAAAAAAGTTACCCAAAACTACCCGAATGTTGAAGTCGAAGGATTCAAAGGTCTGTTGGCCAATTTTGTTAAGAAGAAGGGAGCAAATATAATTATTCGGGGTCTGCGGGCCATTTCTGATTTTGAGTACGAATTTCAGCTTTCCATGATGAACAAAAAATTGGCGGAGGAAGTGGAAACCTTATTCTTAATGACCGCGGGCGAATATTCTTTTCTCAGTTCCAGCATCATTAAACAGGTGGCTTCCCTGGGAGGCTGTATAAAGGGACTGGTGCCTCCGGAGGTGGCGGAGGCGCTGTACGATAAATACGGTATCCAAAGGGACGGAGACTGTTAA
- the pyk gene encoding pyruvate kinase produces the protein MRRTKIVCTIGPSCEQEDILKEMIISGMNVARLNFSHGTHEEHRKRIQAVRRAAQELGEYVAILVDTKGPEIRIGNIKGGSAVLKEGQELVLTVEKTEGDSRKISVNYRGLPQDVKEGDTILLDDGLIGLEVREVREKEIVCLVINGGEISSRKGVNVPGVEVRLPSITEKDIADIHFAIEEKVDFIAASFVRRAQDILEIRRILEEHNADISIIAKIENRAGVNNFEEILRVADGIMVARGDLGVEIPSEEVPLLQKQIIEKCNKEGKAVITATQMLESMIRNPRPTRAEASDVANAILDGTDAIMLSGETAVGKYPVETVRTMSRIALRAEEAIHYQEILGKRQIVPQKTVTDAISHATCDIALDLEAAAIITPTASGSTARMVSKYRPKAPIIATSPNEQVLRKLCLVWGVYPLKVSEITDTDQMISSAVAAALEKGIIRSGDLVVITAGVPAGVPGTTNLLKVHIVGEVIAKGIGIGNQVAVGRVRLVKNAAEALRKVQEGDILVTYSTDRDFVPAMERAAAVITGEGGLTSHAAIVGISLQIPVVVGIEDIMEKLEDGSIITVDAPRGLIYRGVTKVL, from the coding sequence GTGCGCCGTACCAAAATTGTCTGTACTATTGGTCCTTCTTGCGAACAGGAAGATATTTTAAAAGAGATGATCATAAGCGGCATGAATGTTGCCCGCTTAAATTTTTCCCATGGCACCCACGAAGAGCACCGGAAGCGAATTCAGGCCGTCCGCCGGGCGGCGCAGGAATTAGGAGAATACGTTGCTATCTTAGTGGATACTAAAGGGCCGGAAATTCGCATCGGCAATATTAAGGGAGGTTCTGCGGTCCTTAAGGAAGGACAGGAACTTGTTCTTACGGTGGAGAAAACGGAAGGCGATTCCCGGAAGATTTCAGTCAACTATCGCGGGTTACCCCAGGATGTAAAAGAGGGAGACACTATTCTCCTGGATGACGGTTTAATAGGATTAGAAGTAAGGGAAGTACGGGAAAAGGAAATTGTTTGCCTGGTCATTAACGGCGGGGAAATAAGTAGCCGTAAGGGGGTTAACGTACCCGGAGTAGAAGTCAGGCTGCCGTCAATTACGGAGAAGGACATAGCAGATATTCATTTTGCCATAGAGGAGAAAGTAGACTTTATTGCAGCTTCTTTTGTGCGAAGGGCTCAGGATATTCTGGAAATTCGCAGGATTTTGGAGGAACATAACGCGGATATATCCATCATTGCCAAAATTGAAAACCGAGCAGGAGTAAATAATTTCGAAGAGATATTAAGGGTGGCCGACGGCATTATGGTGGCTAGGGGGGACCTGGGAGTAGAGATTCCGTCCGAAGAGGTCCCCTTGCTGCAGAAGCAAATAATAGAAAAGTGTAATAAGGAAGGTAAAGCAGTCATTACCGCCACCCAGATGTTAGAATCCATGATTCGAAACCCCAGGCCTACCAGGGCTGAGGCCAGCGATGTGGCCAATGCCATTCTGGATGGAACCGATGCCATTATGCTGTCGGGTGAAACGGCGGTCGGTAAATACCCGGTAGAAACGGTACGTACCATGTCCCGGATTGCCCTCCGGGCAGAAGAAGCCATCCATTATCAAGAAATCCTGGGTAAAAGGCAGATTGTTCCCCAAAAGACGGTTACGGATGCTATCAGTCACGCTACCTGTGATATCGCCCTGGACCTGGAAGCAGCAGCCATTATTACGCCCACGGCATCAGGGTCAACGGCCCGAATGGTTTCCAAATACCGTCCCAAAGCTCCTATCATTGCCACCAGCCCCAATGAGCAGGTTCTCAGAAAGCTCTGTCTGGTCTGGGGAGTTTATCCGCTGAAAGTATCCGAGATAACCGACACGGACCAAATGATTTCCAGTGCGGTGGCTGCGGCCCTGGAAAAAGGGATAATCCGCAGCGGTGACCTGGTGGTAATCACGGCGGGCGTACCTGCCGGTGTTCCCGGCACTACCAATTTACTCAAAGTTCATATTGTGGGAGAAGTAATTGCTAAAGGGATAGGTATTGGTAATCAGGTGGCGGTCGGAAGAGTACGTCTGGTCAAGAATGCGGCGGAAGCTTTACGCAAGGTGCAGGAAGGAGACATTTTAGTCACCTACAGTACCGATAGAGATTTTGTGCCGGCCATGGAGAGGGCGGCGGCGGTTATTACCGGAGAAGGGGGACTTACATCGCACGCGGCGATTGTTGGAATCAGCCTGCAGATCCCGGTGGTGGTTGGGATAGAAGATATAATGGAAAAATTAGAAGATGGAAGCATCATAACGGTGGATGCCCCCCGAGGGCTGATTTACCGCGGTGTTACCAAAGTCTTGTGA
- a CDS encoding ABC transporter ATP-binding protein, translated as MVLLKDIVKAYNEIDIALKGVSLEVAKGEFVAIMGPSGSGKSTLMHIIGCLDRPTSGSYLLEGQDIAKLDDNQLAYIRSRKIGFVFQNFQLLSRATAVENVELPMIYLGLSPRQRKDRAKELLHSVGLGHRLYHYPHQLSGGEKQRVAIARALVNDPALILADEPTGNLDTRSGNEVLEIFQKLHQQGTTIVLVTHDREVASRAERTVLIRDGEIIANHLTPDQASQYLIFPTDLKERREVQHELN; from the coding sequence CTGGTATTACTAAAAGACATAGTTAAAGCGTACAACGAGATAGATATAGCTTTAAAAGGCGTTTCGCTGGAAGTGGCTAAAGGAGAATTTGTGGCCATTATGGGTCCCTCCGGGTCCGGTAAATCCACTTTGATGCATATTATCGGCTGTCTGGACCGACCTACGTCCGGTAGTTATCTGCTGGAAGGTCAAGACATAGCCAAGTTAGACGACAATCAGTTGGCATATATCCGCAGCCGAAAAATAGGTTTTGTATTTCAAAACTTCCAGTTGCTTTCCCGGGCTACTGCTGTAGAAAATGTGGAATTGCCGATGATATACCTGGGTCTTTCTCCCCGCCAAAGGAAGGACAGGGCCAAAGAATTATTGCATTCAGTGGGATTAGGCCACCGGCTGTATCATTATCCCCACCAATTATCCGGAGGGGAGAAACAGCGAGTGGCCATTGCCCGGGCCCTCGTTAACGACCCGGCCCTCATTTTGGCGGACGAGCCTACCGGCAATCTTGATACCCGGTCGGGAAACGAAGTGTTGGAGATTTTCCAAAAGCTCCACCAGCAAGGAACCACTATTGTCCTGGTAACTCATGACCGGGAGGTTGCCAGCCGGGCGGAAAGGACGGTTCTGATACGAGACGGGGAAATTATAGCCAACCACCTGACCCCCGATCAAGCGTCCCAGTATTTAATTTTTCCAACGGATTTGAAAGAGAGAAGGGAAGTGCAGCATGAGCTTAATTGA
- a CDS encoding ABC transporter permease, with protein sequence MSLIDGIKLALKGLAANKLRAFLTALGVIIGVASVVTLISIGEGVRSYISNQIQALGSNLIIVTPHKAGGLTAASLGGTVSKLTFEDAQAIESQAPAVKGVAPIIEVGSRIQFDKAKKETLVNGTSPAYPQVRNSPVEAGRFISDQDTKLRKQVVVLGHTTFKRLFKGTKEEAIGKKVKINGREYEVIGVMARKGNTLTINNDDRVFIPITTAEKHYDTSQVGLMFISARSPGQVEKAEEQVKKILLKRHKGEDFMVTEQRAILNAFRGITNTLTAMLGGIASVSLIVGGIGIMNIMLVSVMERIGEIGLRKALGARRRDILLQFLLEAIALSVGGGVIGVFLGIVASYLITQYIPYLTTVIPPWSLVVAFLFAVLVGIFFGYYPARKAALLDPLEALRYE encoded by the coding sequence ATGAGCTTAATTGATGGCATCAAGCTGGCTCTGAAAGGACTGGCGGCTAACAAGTTGCGGGCTTTTCTTACTGCGCTCGGAGTTATCATTGGAGTAGCTTCGGTGGTGACCCTCATTTCTATTGGAGAGGGAGTCCGGAGCTACATATCGAATCAGATTCAGGCGTTGGGTTCCAATCTTATCATTGTGACGCCCCATAAAGCAGGAGGCCTAACCGCTGCTTCTCTGGGAGGTACGGTGAGCAAGTTGACTTTTGAAGATGCTCAAGCTATAGAAAGTCAGGCCCCGGCGGTTAAAGGCGTTGCTCCTATCATTGAGGTAGGCAGTCGCATTCAATTTGATAAAGCAAAAAAGGAAACTTTAGTAAATGGAACTTCACCCGCTTATCCTCAAGTCCGGAATTCACCGGTGGAAGCGGGAAGATTTATCAGTGATCAGGATACTAAACTTAGAAAACAGGTAGTAGTTTTAGGTCACACAACTTTTAAACGCCTTTTTAAAGGAACCAAGGAAGAAGCGATAGGGAAAAAAGTAAAAATAAACGGGCGGGAGTACGAAGTCATTGGTGTTATGGCTCGTAAAGGAAACACTCTGACCATTAACAACGATGACCGGGTCTTTATCCCTATAACTACGGCAGAAAAACACTATGATACCAGTCAGGTAGGTTTAATGTTTATATCTGCCCGGTCGCCGGGGCAGGTGGAGAAAGCAGAAGAACAGGTTAAAAAAATTTTGCTTAAAAGACATAAAGGAGAAGATTTCATGGTTACGGAACAAAGGGCCATTTTAAATGCCTTCCGGGGAATTACTAACACCTTAACTGCCATGCTAGGAGGAATTGCCAGTGTATCCCTGATAGTGGGGGGAATCGGTATAATGAATATTATGTTGGTCTCGGTTATGGAAAGGATCGGAGAGATAGGTTTGCGCAAAGCTCTGGGGGCCAGAAGAAGGGATATTCTACTCCAATTTTTGCTGGAAGCGATAGCCCTGAGTGTAGGGGGAGGGGTAATTGGAGTTTTTCTAGGTATTGTTGCTTCCTATCTGATAACGCAATATATACCTTACCTTACGACCGTTATCCCCCCTTGGTCGTTGGTGGTAGCTTTTCTCTTTGCTGTGCTGGTGGGAATTTTCTTTGGGTACTATCCGGCGAGAAAAGCTGCCTTGCTCGATCCGTTGGAAGCACTGCGTTATGAATAG
- the pfkA gene encoding 6-phosphofructokinase encodes MNAAIRAVVRKAIYHGLEVIGIRRGYAGLIQGEFREMHVGSVADIIHRGGTILLTARSERFKTEEGRKEALQKIQEAGLDGLVVIGGDGSFRGAAHLARLGVPTIGVPATIDNDIPCTDYTIGFDTAVNTAVDAINKARDTATSHERIIIVEVMGRQSGFIALNAGLAGGAESILIPEIDYDLDMVVEKIERGRKRGKLHSIIVVAEGVGSAIDISKEIEKKGGFETRVIILGHIQRGGTPTAFDRMLASYTGARAVELLLEGKSGQMVGFENNRVVNYPLEEVLQRTKTVDREAYELAGVLSI; translated from the coding sequence ATGAATGCTGCTATTAGAGCGGTGGTCAGGAAGGCAATATATCACGGGTTGGAGGTTATAGGTATCCGCCGGGGCTACGCAGGACTTATTCAAGGTGAATTCCGGGAAATGCATGTGGGTTCGGTAGCCGACATTATCCACCGGGGCGGTACCATACTGCTGACGGCCCGCAGTGAGAGATTTAAGACCGAGGAAGGCAGGAAGGAAGCGTTACAAAAGATTCAAGAAGCAGGGCTAGACGGCCTAGTCGTAATCGGGGGGGATGGCTCTTTTCGAGGAGCTGCACACCTTGCCCGATTGGGGGTTCCCACTATCGGAGTACCCGCCACTATTGATAACGACATTCCCTGTACTGATTACACCATTGGTTTTGATACGGCAGTTAACACGGCAGTTGATGCCATTAACAAGGCCAGGGACACAGCCACGTCTCATGAGCGAATAATTATTGTGGAGGTAATGGGCAGGCAATCCGGATTTATAGCCCTGAATGCCGGTCTTGCGGGCGGAGCCGAATCTATTCTAATTCCCGAAATAGATTATGACCTGGATATGGTAGTTGAAAAGATAGAGCGAGGTCGTAAACGAGGCAAGCTTCACAGTATTATCGTGGTGGCCGAAGGAGTGGGCAGCGCTATAGATATTAGTAAGGAAATAGAGAAGAAGGGCGGCTTTGAAACGCGGGTAATAATTTTAGGACATATACAACGGGGCGGTACTCCGACGGCGTTTGACCGGATGCTGGCCAGCTACACGGGGGCTCGTGCGGTGGAGTTGCTTTTGGAGGGGAAGAGTGGTCAAATGGTAGGCTTTGAGAACAACCGCGTGGTCAATTACCCGTTGGAAGAGGTCCTGCAGAGAACCAAAACGGTAGATCGCGAAGCTTATGAATTAGCGGGAGTCCTGTCGATTTAG
- a CDS encoding oxaloacetate decarboxylase subunit alpha — translation MATTTRRIRITDTTLRDAHQSLLATRMKTEHMLPIAEKIDAVGFHSLEVWGGATFDSCMRFLNEDPWERLRQLRKAFRNTKLQMLLRGQNLVGYKHYADDVVEEFVKKAHANGIDIFRIFDALNDVRNMRKAMEVAKQVGAHVQATVSYTISPVHNVEHYVALAKQLEEMGADSLCIKDMAGILSPTGAFELITALKQNINIPIQLHCHYTSGMASMTYLKAIEAGVDVIDTAISSLAMGTSQPATESMVAALQGTPYDTGLDLQLLSEIAEYFKEVRKEYKEFDVAANTVDANVLVYQIPGGMISNFISQLAQQNALDKLPEVLAEVPRVREDFGYPPLVTPSSQIVGTQAVLNVIMGERYKMVTNESKAYMKGLYGQPPGPVNEEIRRKIIGDEEPITCRPADLLEPQLEEAKKGVAPYMEKEEDILSYALFPQVASRFLEERMAAKTRVDFTISQEGPKNGTPPYHPI, via the coding sequence ATGGCAACCACTACCAGAAGGATAAGGATTACCGACACCACCCTGCGGGATGCTCACCAATCCCTGCTGGCCACCCGCATGAAGACGGAGCATATGCTGCCTATAGCAGAAAAAATAGATGCAGTAGGTTTTCATTCCCTGGAGGTATGGGGAGGAGCCACTTTTGACAGCTGTATGCGGTTTTTAAATGAAGATCCCTGGGAAAGATTGCGGCAGTTGAGAAAAGCTTTCCGGAATACCAAGCTGCAGATGCTGTTGAGAGGCCAGAACTTGGTGGGATATAAACATTATGCGGACGATGTGGTAGAAGAATTTGTCAAGAAAGCCCACGCTAACGGGATAGATATTTTCCGTATTTTTGATGCTCTGAACGATGTACGCAACATGCGCAAAGCTATGGAAGTGGCCAAACAGGTAGGTGCTCACGTACAGGCTACCGTTTCTTATACTATAAGCCCGGTGCATAATGTGGAACACTATGTGGCTCTGGCCAAGCAGTTGGAGGAAATGGGGGCGGATTCCCTTTGTATCAAGGATATGGCCGGAATTCTTTCTCCTACCGGCGCCTTTGAGCTTATTACTGCCCTTAAGCAGAATATAAACATTCCCATCCAGCTGCACTGCCATTATACCAGCGGTATGGCCTCCATGACTTACCTGAAGGCAATAGAAGCTGGAGTAGATGTAATTGACACCGCCATATCATCTCTGGCCATGGGAACTTCTCAACCGGCTACGGAATCGATGGTGGCGGCATTACAGGGCACTCCTTACGATACCGGCCTGGACTTGCAACTCCTGTCGGAAATAGCCGAGTACTTCAAAGAGGTGCGAAAGGAATATAAGGAATTTGACGTGGCGGCCAATACAGTGGATGCCAACGTTCTGGTCTATCAGATTCCGGGAGGCATGATTTCTAACTTTATTTCCCAACTGGCCCAGCAGAATGCTCTGGACAAACTACCCGAGGTGCTGGCGGAAGTTCCCCGGGTCAGGGAGGACTTCGGTTACCCGCCTTTGGTTACCCCTTCCAGCCAGATAGTAGGGACGCAGGCTGTCTTGAATGTTATCATGGGCGAACGGTATAAGATGGTCACCAACGAATCGAAGGCATATATGAAGGGTCTTTACGGGCAACCCCCCGGTCCGGTAAATGAGGAGATCCGGCGGAAGATCATCGGGGACGAAGAACCTATTACCTGTCGCCCGGCAGATCTCTTGGAGCCCCAGTTGGAAGAAGCCAAAAAAGGGGTAGCGCCTTACATGGAAAAAGAAGAAGACATCCTGTCATACGCTCTGTTTCCCCAGGTTGCCAGCCGCTTCTTAGAGGAAAGGATGGCGGCTAAAACAAGAGTAGACTTTACCATATCCCAAGAAGGACCGAAGAACGGAACTCCGCCTTATCATCCCATCTAA